A genomic stretch from Corynebacterium faecale includes:
- a CDS encoding isocitrate lyase/PEP mutase family protein produces MTDVKALATQFAKAHESGRTLVLPTVWDTWSAAVAVEAGFEGLTIGSHPVADAIGSSDGENMDFADYLEKVKRITDSVDVPVSADVESGYGLKPDELISRLIQAGAVGANIEDVVHSEGKRVRDRQEHADYIAAARAAADEAGVDFVINGRTDAVKLGTDVFEDPLAEAAERIKLMESAGARAVYPVGLVTADQVSQLVSAVSIPLNVTAHPADGHGAGDIAALTKLGVRRVTFGPLWQKWLGELSAGQLGKWVV; encoded by the coding sequence ATGACTGACGTAAAAGCACTGGCCACACAGTTCGCCAAGGCCCATGAATCCGGACGCACCCTCGTGCTGCCCACCGTGTGGGATACCTGGAGCGCCGCCGTCGCCGTGGAGGCCGGATTCGAGGGGCTGACCATCGGTAGCCACCCGGTGGCGGATGCGATCGGCAGCTCCGACGGTGAGAACATGGATTTCGCCGACTACCTGGAGAAGGTCAAGCGCATCACCGATTCAGTGGATGTTCCGGTCAGCGCAGATGTGGAATCGGGTTATGGCCTGAAGCCTGATGAGCTCATCTCCCGCCTCATTCAGGCCGGTGCCGTGGGCGCCAATATTGAGGATGTGGTTCACTCCGAGGGCAAGCGCGTGCGCGATCGCCAGGAGCACGCTGATTACATTGCCGCCGCCCGCGCCGCAGCAGATGAGGCCGGCGTTGATTTTGTGATCAACGGTCGCACCGATGCCGTGAAGCTGGGCACGGACGTGTTCGAGGATCCCCTGGCAGAGGCCGCTGAGCGCATCAAGCTGATGGAATCCGCCGGTGCCCGCGCGGTGTATCCCGTGGGTCTGGTCACTGCTGATCAGGTATCCCAGCTGGTCAGCGCGGTTTCCATTCCCCTCAATGTCACCGCACATCCCGCCGATGGCCACGGTGCCGGCGATATCGCAGCCCTGACCAAACTCGGTGTCCGTCGCGTCACCTTCGGCCCCTTGTGGCAGAAGTGGCTTGGTGAGCTCTCCGCTGGCCAGCTCGGCAAGTGGGTTGTCTAG
- a CDS encoding class I SAM-dependent methyltransferase: MSHEVSGAYGARAEQYHELLGTAEEASPREVELITRWAQTLDGPVIDAGAGSGRWTNYLNQMGLEVMGMDITPELVAIGRRQYPGVAINLGPMDSLLASDGYLAGILAWYSIIHTPPEDLPAILTEFNRALSPGGSVLLSYFDGPCLEPFDHPITTAWTWPLPNMTAVLNTAGFQVMEVNQQPNPGHWSHAAIIAVKQETTQGEN, translated from the coding sequence ATGTCACATGAGGTTTCCGGCGCCTATGGCGCCCGCGCCGAGCAGTACCACGAACTCCTCGGTACAGCGGAGGAAGCATCACCGCGTGAGGTGGAACTGATCACGCGGTGGGCGCAGACTCTGGACGGCCCGGTCATCGATGCCGGGGCTGGCTCCGGGCGCTGGACCAATTATTTGAACCAGATGGGGCTTGAGGTCATGGGGATGGACATCACCCCTGAGCTGGTCGCCATCGGGCGGCGCCAGTACCCGGGTGTAGCGATCAATCTGGGACCGATGGATTCCCTCCTGGCCTCCGACGGATATCTGGCCGGGATCCTCGCCTGGTATTCCATCATCCACACTCCTCCGGAGGATCTCCCGGCAATCCTCACCGAATTCAACCGTGCACTGAGCCCCGGTGGTTCGGTGTTGCTCAGCTACTTTGACGGCCCTTGCCTGGAGCCTTTCGACCATCCCATCACCACCGCCTGGACCTGGCCGCTTCCAAATATGACCGCCGTGCTGAATACGGCGGGGTTCCAGGTCATGGAGGTCAACCAACAACCCAACCCGGGGCATTGGTCGCATGCAGCGATCATTGCCGTGAAACAAGAAACAACTCAAGGAGAAAACTAA
- a CDS encoding SDR family oxidoreductase, producing MARTIVVTGSASGIGKATADVLENAGDRVIRVDLKEGDVTADLGSAEGVSAAVDQIADLSGGVIDGLVANAGVSHPTELSLKINYFGTVALIEGLRPLLAKSEAPRVSVTTSAATLQGNDPELVDLMLAGEEEKAIERGTALTAQGPQIGYANYSSSKRAISRWIRQVAPTREYAGAGIGINGVGPGQVFTGMTTDLFSTEEGRKMAADAMPTPYNGIAEAEHIAAVHEFLISEGNARMTGQVMFVDGGYDAQSRGDNIW from the coding sequence ATGGCACGCACCATTGTGGTGACAGGTTCAGCTTCCGGAATTGGCAAGGCAACAGCGGACGTACTTGAAAACGCAGGAGACCGCGTGATCCGGGTTGACCTGAAAGAGGGGGATGTCACCGCAGATCTGGGCAGCGCGGAAGGCGTATCCGCTGCGGTGGATCAGATCGCGGATCTCTCGGGTGGTGTGATCGATGGTCTGGTGGCCAATGCCGGTGTCTCCCACCCAACTGAGTTGTCACTGAAGATCAATTATTTCGGAACAGTGGCGCTGATTGAAGGGCTGCGGCCACTGCTGGCGAAGTCCGAAGCCCCGCGAGTATCCGTGACCACCTCTGCCGCCACACTCCAGGGCAATGATCCGGAACTGGTGGATCTGATGCTTGCCGGTGAGGAGGAGAAGGCCATCGAGCGTGGCACGGCCCTCACGGCACAGGGGCCCCAGATCGGTTATGCGAACTATTCCAGCTCCAAGCGGGCGATCTCCCGTTGGATCCGTCAGGTGGCACCGACCCGGGAGTATGCAGGTGCTGGCATCGGGATCAACGGTGTCGGACCGGGCCAGGTCTTCACCGGTATGACCACTGATCTCTTCTCCACGGAGGAGGGCAGGAAGATGGCCGCAGATGCGATGCCGACCCCTTACAACGGCATCGCCGAAGCTGAGCATATCGCCGCTGTCCACGAGTTTCTCATCTCTGAGGGCAATGCCCGGATGACCGGTCAGGTCATGTTCGTCGACGGTGGTTATGATGCCCAGTCCCGTGGCGACAACATCTGGTAA
- a CDS encoding SDR family oxidoreductase: MTETHGSNTENANHETTDQLTFQNPVTRYPEIEPPVQDQPEPGLDAELVPKTDRGEFSYRGTGRLEGRRALITGGDSGIGAAVAVAFAREGADIALNYLPAEEEDAQWVKEVVDQTGKKIVLIPGDLADAEFCRTLVTDAAEALGGLDILVNNAGRQIVQESLEDLTDEQLDDTFNVNILAMFRITREALKHLKAGSSIVNTTSIQAYQPSANLLDYASTKAAINNFTKGLGQQLAPKGIRVNAVAPGPFWTPLQVSDGQEKEDLPEFGKNTPLGRAGQPTELAPAYVFLASSESSYVIGETLNVNGGTPAP; encoded by the coding sequence ATGACCGAAACGCACGGTAGTAACACCGAAAACGCCAATCATGAAACCACTGACCAGCTGACCTTCCAGAACCCGGTCACCCGCTATCCAGAGATTGAACCGCCGGTTCAGGATCAACCAGAACCCGGCCTTGATGCCGAACTCGTCCCCAAAACTGACCGTGGAGAATTCTCCTACCGGGGCACAGGTCGACTCGAGGGCAGGCGCGCACTGATCACCGGTGGTGATTCCGGTATCGGCGCAGCGGTCGCCGTGGCCTTCGCTCGCGAAGGCGCCGACATCGCCCTCAACTACCTCCCTGCTGAGGAGGAAGACGCCCAGTGGGTCAAAGAGGTGGTGGATCAGACCGGCAAGAAGATCGTCCTCATCCCGGGTGATCTGGCCGATGCTGAGTTCTGTCGGACCCTGGTCACCGACGCCGCTGAGGCACTCGGTGGCCTGGACATCCTGGTTAATAATGCAGGGCGTCAGATCGTCCAGGAGAGCCTGGAGGACCTGACCGATGAGCAGCTGGATGACACCTTCAACGTCAATATCCTGGCGATGTTCCGCATCACCCGCGAGGCTCTCAAGCACCTGAAGGCGGGGTCCAGCATCGTGAACACCACCTCTATCCAAGCCTACCAGCCTTCTGCGAATCTGTTGGACTACGCCTCCACCAAGGCTGCGATCAACAACTTCACCAAGGGACTCGGCCAACAGCTCGCCCCCAAGGGCATCCGCGTCAACGCGGTCGCACCGGGGCCTTTCTGGACCCCTCTGCAGGTCTCTGATGGTCAGGAGAAGGAGGACCTGCCTGAGTTCGGTAAGAACACCCCGCTGGGTCGTGCCGGTCAACCGACGGAACTGGCTCCGGCCTATGTGTTCCTGGCATCCTCTGAATCCAGCTACGTCATCGGTGAAACCCTCAACGTCAACGGTGGTACCCCCGCGCCATAG
- a CDS encoding zinc ribbon domain-containing protein YjdM: protein MSDQLPSCPQCDSEFTYENGALLVCPMCAHEWVPGEAEATEADATPVIKDSVGNVLQDGDSVSIVKSLKVKGGGGKDIKIGTKVTGIRLIEGGGVDGHDIDATVPGFGKMQLKSSVVKKL, encoded by the coding sequence ATGTCTGATCAATTACCCTCATGCCCCCAGTGTGACAGTGAATTCACCTACGAAAACGGTGCCCTGCTCGTGTGCCCCATGTGCGCTCACGAGTGGGTACCCGGCGAGGCGGAAGCCACTGAAGCTGATGCCACCCCGGTGATCAAGGACTCGGTGGGCAATGTCCTGCAGGACGGGGACAGCGTGTCCATCGTCAAGAGCCTGAAGGTCAAGGGCGGCGGTGGAAAAGACATCAAGATCGGCACCAAGGTCACCGGCATCCGCCTGATCGAGGGCGGTGGTGTTGATGGCCACGATATCGATGCCACCGTTCCTGGCTTCGGCAAGATGCAGCTGAAGTCCAGTGTGGTGAAGAAGCTCTAG
- a CDS encoding IS982 family transposase: MDHNLNTLALAVYVTADDFINTHSHLVPNRPAIGIQPQVTDAELITLVIMENLLGFTSERRFIRYAHTHLNSIFPYIPQQSGYNKRQRKLTELTHHIMTYLAASTGLLADDLWVVDSTPVECGRSRETVKRSDLAGFAEYGYCASHSRFFWGLRLHLITTLHGLPVGYALTGAKADERQALVSMLDTVPVQVASGQVIMADKGYNGAWLEDVLNDGGVELIRPARKDETPRSGRGFLKPLRQTIESVFDTLKGQLGLELHGGRTVRGVVSRVVRRLLALTAVIWHNHATGQPVLRSLIAYDH; this comes from the coding sequence GTGGACCACAATCTAAACACTCTCGCCCTGGCAGTCTATGTCACCGCTGACGACTTCATCAACACCCACTCACACCTGGTGCCGAACCGACCAGCAATCGGGATCCAACCCCAGGTCACCGACGCGGAACTCATCACCCTCGTCATCATGGAAAACCTCCTGGGATTTACCTCCGAACGCCGCTTCATCCGCTACGCCCACACCCACCTAAACAGCATCTTCCCCTACATCCCACAACAATCCGGATACAACAAACGCCAACGCAAACTCACCGAACTCACCCACCACATCATGACCTATCTGGCCGCCTCCACCGGACTACTCGCCGATGATCTCTGGGTGGTCGATTCCACCCCGGTCGAATGCGGTCGATCCCGGGAAACAGTCAAACGATCCGACCTAGCCGGGTTCGCCGAATACGGTTATTGTGCCTCGCACTCCCGGTTTTTCTGGGGGTTGCGTCTCCACCTGATCACCACATTGCACGGGCTGCCTGTTGGGTACGCCCTGACTGGGGCGAAAGCTGACGAACGCCAGGCGCTGGTGTCCATGCTCGATACCGTGCCCGTGCAGGTGGCATCGGGCCAGGTGATCATGGCGGATAAGGGCTACAACGGTGCGTGGTTGGAAGATGTGCTCAATGATGGTGGTGTGGAGTTGATCCGCCCGGCTAGAAAGGATGAAACCCCCAGGTCAGGGAGAGGGTTTCTGAAACCTTTGCGGCAAACCATTGAGTCGGTGTTTGACACGTTGAAAGGACAGTTGGGACTTGAGCTGCATGGTGGGCGCACGGTGCGTGGGGTGGTCAGTCGGGTGGTGCGACGGTTGTTGGCGTTGACTGCGGTGATCTGGCATAACCATGCCACCGGTCAGCCGGTGCTGCGGTCATTGATCGCCTATGACCACTGA
- a CDS encoding TPM domain-containing protein, producing MKAFHFRSTFSGGVSLVGLAGLLLFAPLASAQTLQVGENSEITLAQPAVLPEYTIAPGQLSTRVTDTSGVLTPEQNTELGSSIQQLLIEHQKSIFIIYMPSFDGFGNTEWAELAVDANGGGNTFVLAIATEDRQFGLSADTTAGTWSESDLDDIEDAILPSLVESDWPEAGFAAVDAATRSAESSFSWDDFLGEILALAEGDDSSNSTQPEEGLEVEEPVQVEQPVALAEGDDSSNSTQPEEGLEVEEPVQVEQPVANATRTDSTQSGSSFWSTLVSFVTVFSVFILLGVLLVYLFRKVTERRQKYTEQQLVSVRQVAHNNDAGLADYPVHILEKRADELIVTTGALMNRSREELNIAVADFGSLRTRSIQQAAEEADRVFKQALQIHQKITLSNPGITLEEPSSSPRFNTPSGQGGSFLQTIQNLRLRIQRLRLRIQDLRLRIQKLQQNIQSYTRFRESINESNPEKQTDLIQIISLCGRAEEAVNQQRAGLSTLRDLIANAGTELSALTQQSVSLRTRIIRAQASLLDLQSRYAPEMLESINDNVSLAESALEQAEGQLSIGREQNARPAGQRAGVINAIRGAEQALGLIDPLLLGIEHADNNIAAANDGFETLSGEVEEKIQEAQKIKAWGLEHGAEINWETLDSTVANSSESLDRVREQAAVNPLSAYSSLIDTEDLLAQQLEAARESVKLHAHKLQLIDQKLTNTRSQIQIAKDLISSHDAVVKAQARIYLANAMSLVSRATAERTKQISLADELVKQAAQEAQRSTTQTNMDIKDHEEKLQTEQPVALGLRAASFLGLMTNELHQHRQEISTEEKRAEEKRENKRRKREERRRRRAEEIEKAADSSQSTYSPKSTTPRQNVTSSDNRRGNSSRGGSF from the coding sequence ATGAAAGCATTTCATTTCCGCTCCACATTCTCTGGTGGAGTATCCCTCGTGGGTTTAGCAGGACTTTTATTGTTCGCTCCCCTTGCATCTGCTCAGACATTGCAGGTGGGAGAAAATTCTGAAATCACTTTAGCTCAGCCAGCTGTTTTACCGGAATACACGATAGCTCCCGGCCAACTATCGACGCGAGTGACTGACACCTCTGGTGTATTGACACCCGAACAAAACACCGAACTTGGAAGCTCAATTCAGCAATTACTAATAGAGCATCAGAAATCGATTTTCATTATATACATGCCATCTTTCGATGGATTCGGAAACACCGAGTGGGCTGAACTGGCCGTTGACGCCAACGGTGGAGGAAACACTTTCGTTCTGGCTATAGCAACCGAGGACCGACAATTTGGACTGAGTGCCGATACCACCGCCGGAACCTGGTCAGAGTCTGATCTTGACGATATTGAAGATGCAATACTCCCCTCACTGGTGGAATCAGATTGGCCAGAGGCCGGTTTCGCTGCTGTCGATGCAGCCACGAGGTCAGCTGAGTCTTCTTTTTCCTGGGATGATTTTCTCGGTGAAATCCTAGCTCTTGCAGAAGGCGACGATTCCTCTAATTCCACCCAACCCGAAGAAGGCCTCGAAGTAGAGGAGCCTGTTCAGGTCGAGCAGCCCGTAGCTCTTGCAGAAGGCGACGATTCCTCTAATTCCACCCAACCCGAAGAAGGCCTCGAAGTAGAGGAGCCTGTTCAGGTCGAGCAGCCCGTAGCTAATGCAACCAGGACCGATTCCACACAGAGTGGGAGTTCATTCTGGTCCACCCTGGTGTCCTTTGTCACAGTCTTCTCCGTGTTCATATTATTGGGCGTTCTCCTGGTCTACCTTTTCCGTAAAGTTACCGAGAGACGGCAAAAGTACACAGAGCAACAACTAGTCAGCGTTCGGCAAGTCGCGCACAATAATGATGCAGGATTGGCAGACTACCCAGTCCACATACTTGAGAAGCGCGCGGACGAGCTAATCGTTACTACTGGTGCGTTGATGAACCGGTCCCGTGAAGAGCTGAACATTGCTGTGGCCGATTTCGGCTCCTTACGAACCCGCTCCATTCAGCAAGCTGCCGAAGAAGCCGACCGTGTATTCAAGCAAGCACTCCAGATTCATCAGAAAATTACTCTCTCCAACCCAGGGATTACACTTGAGGAACCCTCTTCTTCACCCAGATTTAATACCCCATCTGGGCAAGGAGGTTCTTTTCTACAAACAATCCAGAATCTTCGCCTAAGAATCCAAAGGCTCCGTCTAAGAATCCAGGATCTTCGCCTAAGAATCCAGAAGCTCCAGCAGAATATCCAAAGCTATACCCGCTTTCGGGAATCCATCAACGAATCTAACCCGGAAAAGCAGACAGATCTCATTCAAATCATCTCCCTGTGTGGTCGCGCAGAAGAAGCTGTCAATCAACAAAGAGCAGGACTCTCCACTCTCAGGGATCTGATAGCTAACGCAGGCACTGAACTCAGTGCATTGACTCAACAGTCAGTTTCTCTTCGTACACGCATCATACGAGCACAAGCATCACTTCTAGATCTCCAATCCCGCTATGCCCCGGAAATGCTGGAATCAATAAACGATAATGTATCCCTGGCTGAATCAGCTCTCGAGCAGGCTGAAGGTCAACTGTCTATCGGTCGTGAGCAGAATGCAAGACCGGCGGGTCAACGAGCCGGAGTTATCAATGCAATACGAGGGGCCGAACAAGCTCTCGGACTCATTGATCCCCTGCTCCTGGGTATCGAACACGCGGACAATAACATCGCCGCAGCAAACGACGGTTTTGAAACTTTAAGCGGAGAAGTCGAAGAAAAAATACAGGAAGCTCAAAAAATCAAAGCATGGGGTCTGGAACACGGCGCCGAAATAAATTGGGAAACTCTAGATTCCACTGTTGCGAATTCCTCTGAATCCCTGGATAGAGTTCGGGAACAAGCAGCTGTTAACCCACTGAGCGCTTACTCCTCCCTCATCGACACTGAAGATCTGCTTGCCCAGCAGCTCGAAGCCGCCCGTGAATCTGTTAAGTTGCACGCCCATAAACTCCAATTAATAGATCAAAAACTGACCAACACCAGGTCCCAGATACAAATCGCCAAAGATCTGATCTCCTCACATGACGCCGTGGTAAAGGCACAGGCACGTATTTACCTGGCTAATGCAATGTCGCTGGTATCCCGAGCGACGGCGGAGCGCACTAAACAGATTTCCCTAGCAGATGAATTGGTAAAACAGGCTGCTCAAGAAGCACAACGATCAACCACTCAGACAAATATGGATATCAAGGACCACGAGGAAAAACTACAAACCGAACAGCCTGTTGCGCTGGGTCTGAGAGCTGCATCGTTTCTAGGCTTGATGACCAACGAATTACATCAGCACCGACAGGAAATATCAACCGAAGAAAAAAGAGCGGAAGAGAAGCGCGAAAACAAAAGACGCAAGCGTGAGGAAAGGCGCCGTAGGCGGGCTGAGGAGATCGAAAAAGCAGCTGACAGTTCTCAGTCCACATACTCTCCAAAATCTACTACTCCTCGCCAAAACGTCACCAGTAGCGACAATCGCCGAGGAAATTCAAGCCGCGGAGGATCGTTCTAG
- a CDS encoding metal-sensitive transcriptional regulator — MKLDPEEMRPAINRLKRAQGQLNAVVRMLEEGEDCKTIVQQLSAASKAVDRAGFTIISAGMEKCFQDDAGPEEREAMEKLFLSLA, encoded by the coding sequence ATGAAACTTGATCCTGAAGAGATGCGTCCCGCCATCAACCGCCTCAAGCGCGCCCAGGGCCAGCTCAACGCTGTGGTCCGGATGCTTGAAGAGGGCGAAGACTGCAAAACCATCGTCCAACAACTCTCAGCAGCTTCCAAGGCGGTGGACCGCGCGGGCTTCACCATCATCTCTGCCGGCATGGAGAAATGCTTCCAGGATGACGCCGGCCCCGAGGAACGCGAAGCCATGGAGAAGCTGTTCCTGTCACTTGCCTGA
- a CDS encoding cysteine desulfurase family protein — MLYLDNAATTGVRREALEAMWPYLTTHFGNPSSPHSVGEAAAAGLTAARRAVAGVVGGRATQVVFTSGGTEADNLAIKGIALANPRGRHIITTPLEHSAVLESVDYLVRFHDFEVTWLTPDGQGMVSATELAKVSRPDTTLVSIHYANNEIGTIQPIRELAAATDAPFHTDAVQAAGLPLSGLGVDAISLSGHKIGAPKGIGALWCRLPLEPLIHGGGQERGRRSGTENVAGAVAFATALTLAPENETPNLSDFITTVLTIDGAHLTGHPTQRLPGHASFVFENTGGEAVLLELEQRGIICSPGSACGSGEVPHVLLAIGLSEDLARTSVRFTFSSTNTAADVSVAARAVLEAVTAVRSL; from the coding sequence ATGCTCTACCTGGATAATGCGGCGACAACGGGTGTGCGTCGTGAAGCTTTAGAAGCCATGTGGCCGTACCTGACCACTCACTTCGGGAACCCGTCGAGCCCGCATTCCGTCGGGGAGGCGGCCGCGGCGGGCCTGACCGCCGCACGACGCGCAGTGGCCGGAGTGGTCGGTGGGCGCGCCACACAGGTGGTGTTCACCTCCGGCGGCACCGAGGCCGACAACCTCGCCATCAAGGGCATCGCCCTGGCCAATCCGCGTGGCAGGCACATCATCACCACCCCTCTGGAGCACTCCGCCGTCCTGGAATCCGTGGATTATCTGGTGCGATTCCATGATTTCGAGGTCACCTGGCTCACCCCGGATGGCCAGGGGATGGTCTCAGCAACCGAGTTGGCGAAGGTATCGCGGCCGGATACCACGCTGGTGAGCATCCACTATGCCAACAATGAGATCGGCACGATCCAACCCATCCGGGAGCTCGCCGCAGCCACCGACGCACCTTTCCACACCGATGCGGTTCAAGCCGCTGGATTGCCACTTTCGGGGCTCGGGGTGGATGCCATCAGCTTGTCCGGTCACAAGATCGGTGCGCCAAAAGGCATCGGTGCGCTCTGGTGCCGTCTACCTCTGGAACCCCTCATTCACGGCGGCGGGCAGGAACGCGGCCGACGCAGCGGCACGGAGAACGTTGCCGGTGCGGTCGCCTTCGCCACTGCCCTGACACTGGCCCCTGAAAACGAAACACCTAACCTCAGTGACTTCATCACCACGGTGCTCACCATCGACGGCGCACACCTCACCGGCCATCCCACCCAGCGGCTCCCCGGTCACGCCTCATTCGTGTTTGAGAACACCGGTGGCGAGGCGGTTCTTCTGGAGCTGGAGCAGCGCGGAATCATCTGCTCACCGGGATCTGCCTGCGGTTCGGGCGAGGTGCCCCATGTCCTGCTGGCCATCGGCCTGTCGGAGGACCTGGCCAGGACCTCGGTGCGGTTTACCTTCTCCTCCACCAATACCGCCGCCGATGTCTCAGTGGCTGCCCGGGCGGTGCTGGAGGCGGTCACCGCGGTGCGGTCACTGTAG
- the nadC gene encoding carboxylating nicotinate-nucleotide diphosphorylase has product MSDQRSIDKLVETALNEDAPWGDITSNNLVPAAALSRAHLVAREPGMFSGTQLLEAAFRLVDPQTRVELHISDGEAFERGAILAIITGPSRALLRAERIALNFTQRMSGIATQTARYVEAVKGTKARIVDTRKTTPGLRIVERQAVRDGGGHNHRTSLSDAVMVKDNHLVAVLAQGMTITEALTQMKTRLPHTTHIEVEVDRIDQIEPVLAAGIHTIMLDNFTNEDLKEGLRIIGGRAIVEASGGVNLDTVADIARTGVDVISVGALTHSVRALDLGLDFE; this is encoded by the coding sequence ATGAGCGATCAGCGAAGCATTGACAAACTGGTGGAAACAGCCCTGAACGAGGATGCCCCGTGGGGCGATATCACCTCGAATAACCTCGTTCCGGCTGCAGCCCTCTCCCGCGCCCACCTGGTCGCACGCGAGCCTGGCATGTTCAGTGGCACCCAACTGTTGGAGGCTGCCTTCCGGCTCGTTGATCCACAGACACGGGTGGAACTGCATATCAGTGACGGCGAGGCCTTTGAGCGCGGTGCCATCCTGGCCATTATCACCGGGCCGTCGCGCGCGCTGCTCCGTGCCGAGCGCATCGCCTTGAACTTCACCCAGCGCATGTCGGGTATCGCCACCCAGACCGCCCGCTATGTGGAGGCCGTCAAGGGCACGAAGGCACGCATCGTGGACACCCGCAAAACCACTCCCGGCCTGCGGATTGTTGAACGCCAGGCTGTACGTGACGGCGGTGGCCACAACCACCGCACCTCCCTGTCAGATGCGGTGATGGTGAAGGATAACCACCTGGTGGCCGTGCTCGCCCAGGGCATGACCATCACCGAAGCCCTCACCCAGATGAAGACCCGCCTGCCCCACACCACCCACATCGAGGTGGAGGTGGATCGCATCGACCAGATCGAACCCGTGCTCGCCGCCGGGATCCACACCATCATGTTGGACAATTTCACCAATGAGGATCTGAAAGAAGGCCTCCGGATCATCGGTGGACGCGCAATCGTTGAGGCCTCCGGTGGGGTGAATCTGGACACCGTGGCAGACATCGCCCGAACGGGTGTTGATGTGATCTCCGTCGGAGCCCTCACCCACTCTGTCCGGGCCCTGGATCTGGGACTCGATTTCGAATAA
- the nadA gene encoding quinolinate synthase NadA, with the protein MTNQQTIDPSVDHVLQLIATGDTAGSSCSPELKDGPWLLDAPTVTPDYGPGASKLDPLPLGAPRQQVLPETYQHATEEELHERIRAAKTILSDRVVILGHFYQRDEVVQHADFVGDSFQLARAAKGRPEAEAIVFCGVHFMAETADLLSTDEQSVILPNLAAGCSMADMADLDSVEDCWEQLEEIYGTDADEQGRAPVIPVTYMNSSAALKGFVGRHGGIVCTSSNAAAVLEWAFERGQRVLFFPDQHLGRNTAKAMGIPLEQMPMWNPNKALGGNTEAELQDAKVLLWHGFCSVHKRFTVEQIDKARRDYPDVHVVVHPESPMPVVDAADSSGSTDFIVKAIQAAPAGSTFAIGTEINLVQRLAAQYPEHTIFCLDPVICPCSTMYRIHPGYLAWVLEELVEGRVVNQISVGSDVADPARVALERMLAVVPNQSVASGKGAN; encoded by the coding sequence ATGACCAACCAGCAGACCATCGACCCTTCTGTCGACCACGTCCTCCAGCTCATCGCCACCGGTGACACCGCCGGCTCTTCCTGCTCCCCGGAGCTTAAAGATGGCCCGTGGCTTCTCGACGCCCCCACCGTCACCCCGGATTACGGCCCCGGGGCATCCAAGCTGGACCCCCTCCCGCTGGGTGCTCCCCGCCAGCAGGTGCTGCCTGAGACCTATCAGCACGCCACCGAAGAGGAACTCCACGAACGCATCCGTGCCGCAAAAACGATCCTCAGTGATCGCGTGGTCATCCTCGGCCACTTCTACCAGCGCGATGAAGTGGTGCAGCACGCGGATTTCGTCGGTGATTCCTTCCAGCTGGCACGTGCAGCCAAGGGCCGTCCCGAGGCGGAAGCCATTGTTTTCTGCGGTGTCCACTTCATGGCGGAAACCGCCGATCTGCTCTCCACCGATGAGCAGTCGGTGATCCTTCCCAACCTGGCCGCCGGTTGCTCCATGGCCGATATGGCTGACCTGGATTCCGTGGAAGACTGCTGGGAGCAGCTCGAGGAGATCTACGGCACCGATGCCGATGAGCAGGGCCGCGCCCCGGTCATCCCCGTGACCTACATGAACTCCTCTGCCGCCCTGAAGGGCTTTGTTGGCAGGCACGGCGGCATCGTGTGCACCTCCTCCAACGCGGCAGCCGTTCTGGAGTGGGCTTTTGAACGCGGCCAGCGGGTCCTGTTCTTCCCGGACCAGCACCTGGGCCGCAACACGGCCAAGGCCATGGGTATCCCACTCGAACAGATGCCGATGTGGAACCCGAACAAGGCCCTGGGCGGCAACACCGAAGCAGAGTTGCAGGATGCCAAGGTGCTGCTCTGGCATGGTTTCTGCTCCGTGCACAAACGTTTCACGGTGGAACAAATTGACAAGGCCCGTCGCGACTACCCGGATGTGCACGTGGTGGTTCACCCCGAATCCCCGATGCCCGTGGTGGATGCGGCGGATTCCTCCGGCTCCACCGACTTCATCGTCAAGGCGATCCAGGCCGCACCGGCCGGCTCCACCTTCGCCATCGGCACTGAGATCAACCTGGTCCAGCGCCTGGCCGCCCAGTATCCCGAGCACACCATCTTCTGCCTGGATCCGGTCATCTGCCCCTGCTCCACCATGTACCGCATCCACCCCGGTTACCTCGCGTGGGTATTGGAGGAGCTCGTGGAGGGCCGCGTGGTGAACCAGATCAGCGTGGGTTCAGATGTGGCAGATCCGGCACGGGTCGCCCTGGAACGCATGCTCGCTGTCGTGCCGAACCAGTCCGTTGCCTCCGGAAAGGGTGCCAACTGA